A section of the Bombus fervidus isolate BK054 chromosome 9, iyBomFerv1, whole genome shotgun sequence genome encodes:
- the Osi2 gene encoding DUF1676 domain-containing protein Osi2, giving the protein MRLVQLLVTHGLVLLLTLLVPCLSVTFEDGTSDERSEARENHVPEPQEQVVFNKTREGKGLFDWIGLGTGRNVDPYIAKINQGCLNGDLAECFKSQALSYFSDFFDHSHYDLNDYVKVVRMSRDVVQEVNRRPYEYSGEPRSSDSEWDQLMKFALRKAEKFVKTVAIELHIPSEETGETEVYAPRFLDEIADEIDTLENKKDTLFSRHHLKKLFIPLLIVLKLFKLKLLLFLPLILGLASFKKFLGFLAIVIPGLIGFFKLYKPLTQNYHPPVYSQSGIAYPHYKENSNSYPYPVQDDHHGFEYASGYHRDSGVSFGQDLAYRGYRQYQS; this is encoded by the exons ATGCGACTAGTGCAATTGCTGGTAACACACGGTCTGGTGCTGTTGTTGACGCTGTTGGTACCCTGTCTGTCGGTTACCTTCGAGGATGGAACTTCCGATGAGCGCTCCGAAGCGCGCG AGAACCACGTGCCAGAGCCGCAAGAGCAGGTCGTTTTCAATAAAACGCGTGAAGGTAAAGGGCTTTTCGACTGGATCGGTCTAGGAACAGGACGAAATGTAGATCCATACATAGCGAAAATAAATCAAGGTTGCTTAAACGGCGACCTGGCGGAATGTTTCAAATCTCAGGCTTTGAGTTATTTCTCCGATTTCTTTGATCACTCTCATTACGACCTGAATGATTACGTAAAGGTCGTTAGGATGTCCAGAGACGTGGTACAGGAAGTCAATCGTCGGCCGTACGAATATTCTGGGGAACCAAG GTCTAGCGACTCTGAATGGGATCAACTGATGAAATTCGCTCTTAGAAAGGCGGAAAAATTCGTGAAAACCGTGGCTATCGAGTTGCACATCCCTTCCGAAGAAACTGGAGAAACTGAAGTGTACGCTCCACGGTTTTTGGATGAAATTGCCGACGAAATTGACACTCTTGAGAATAAAAAAGACACTCTTTTCT CTCGTCATCACTTGAAGAAACTCTTTATTCCACTGCTCATCGTACTGAAGCTTTTCAAATTGAAGTTACTCCTGTTTCTGCCTCTGATCCTGGGTCTAGCGTCTTTCAAGAAATTCCTCGGTTTCTTAGCCATTGTGATACCTGGTCTAATTGGATTTTTCAAGTTGTACAAGCCACTCACGCAGAATTATCATCCACCAGTGTATAGTCAGAGCGGTATAGCTTATCCTCATTACAAGGAAAATTCCAATAGTTATCCTTATCCTGTACAGGATGACCACCATGGTTTCGAGTATGCAAGTGGATATCACAGAGATAGCGGCGTATCTTTCGGCCAGGATCTTGCTTATCGAGGCTATCGGCAATACCAATCGTAA
- the Osi24 gene encoding protein Osi24 isoform X2, translating into MGGSRDGVILLILAVAWLRLTVGVEDHVAALNETDHPVQADSIENEVSFGSDEFDQHPHTMPGKPSKLDTNINQMIQMDDRSQYQIEATRMENATAFPLESTSCQDNETTPCARKDLSDLFDRFSRIDTYNVTDSVQIIRNRDVIGRKDEKGNDRPDASLLDKVRRFAREHVVKIRLSQDLIPGRKARTFFNAFGLKKLLLPLIFGVQIIKSVLLALFLPSIIGSIGNIVGKGVSSFAQSSHTTAQPEENFEFKDNSDLYNDDYLTRQPVGTLPASVMYDESMMQSQKSPEIASRYSFVDPRITHANAVADRYYTRHVAAHGLSKKQDFKVFHEIPTSSLLLTNYDPFYSPLLSRLDAVFSRLGHTTEGCREYAVCAMYRSPARYAPYSNLVSAQLSRELNELRRPSSDNPDVLRFFRYMKAAKDGQDGVKCEDAYANCAIAREDQTLRQNQAMLATYQDIDKLVHARKL; encoded by the exons ATGGGTGGATCGAGAGACGGCGTGATCTTGCTCATCTTGGCGGTCGCGTGGCTCCGATTGACGGTCGGGGTCGAGGACCACGTGGCGGCCTTGAACGAGACCGACCATCCAGTACAAGCGGATTCTATCGAAAACGAGGTGTCGTTCGGCAGTGACGAGTTCGATCAGCATCCGCACACGATGCCCGGTAAACCTTCGAAACTCGACACGAACATTAATCAGATGATACAGATGGACGATAGATCACAGTATCAGATCGAGGCGACGCGAATGGAGAACGCTACAGCGTTTCCGTTGGAGTCGACGAGTTGCCAGGACAACGAGACGACGCCTTGCGCGCGAAAGGATCTGTCCGATCTGTTCGACAGGTTTTCCAGGATCGACACGTACAACGTGACCGACTCGGTGCAGATCATAAGAAATCGGGACGTCATCGGCAGGAAAGACGAAAAAGGTAACGACCGGCCGGACGCAAGCCTACTCGATAAAGTTCGCCGGTTCGCAAGAGAACACGTAGTAAAGATACGTCTGAGCCAGGACTTAATACCCGGTAGAAAAGCTAGAACCTTCTTCAACG CATTTGGCCTGAAGAAGCTGCTGCTACCTTTGATCTTTGGCGTACAGATCATTAAGAGTGTCCTACTGGCGCTTTTCCTGCCCAGTATCATCGGAAGTATCggtaatatcgtcggtaaag GAGTTTCATCGTTCGCGCAATCATCGCATACCACGGCGCAGCCAGAAGAAAATTTCGAGTTCAAGGATAATTCCGATTTGTACAACGATGACTACCTGACGCGACAGCCGGTAGGAACATTACCAGCCTCTGTAATGTACGATGAAAGTATGATGCAGTCTCAGAAGAGTCCAGAAATCGCGTCGAGATATTCCTTCGTCGATCCAAGAATAACCCACGCCAATGCTGTTGCTGATCGTTATTACACTCGGCACGTTGCTGCTCATGGACTTTCTAAGAAGCAAGACTTTAAG GTGTTCCATGAAATTCCAACGAGTTCGCTGCTGCTAACTAACTACGATCCATTCTACTCACCTCTGTTATCTCGCCTGGATGCCGTGTTCTCTCGTCTGGGCCACACGACGGAGGGTTGCAGAGAATACGCCGTTTGTGCGATGTACCGAAGCCCCGCCAGGTACGCACCGTATTCGAATCTGGTCTCAGCGCAGCTGTCCAGAGAGCTGAACGAATTAAGAAGACCCAGCAGCGACAATCCCGATGTCTTGAGGTTCTTCCGGTACATGAAGGCCGCGAAAGACGGACAAGATGGCGTGAAATGCGAAGATGCGTACGCGAATTGCGCAATTGCACGAGAGGATCAAACTCTCAGGCAAAATCAGGCGATGTTGGCTACCTACCAGGACATCGACAAGCTCGTCCACGCGAGGAAGTTATAA
- the Osi24 gene encoding protein Osi24 isoform X3 encodes MGGSRDGVILLILAVAWLRLTVGVEDHVAALNETDHPVQADSIENEVSFGSDEFDQHPHTMPGKPSKLDTNINQMIQMDDRSQYQIEATRMENATAFPLESTSCQDNETTPCARKDLSDLFDRFSRIDTYNVTDSVQIIRNRDVIGRKDEKAIFQGKSTFLTGFGLGFLAFGLKKLLLPLIFGVQIIKSVLLALFLPSIIGSIGNIVGKGVSSFAQSSHTTAQPEENFEFKDNSDLYNDDYLTRQPVGTLPASVMYDESMMQSQKSPEIASRYSFVDPRITHANAVADRYYTRHVAAHGLSKKQDFKVFHEIPTSSLLLTNYDPFYSPLLSRLDAVFSRLGHTTEGCREYAVCAMYRSPARYAPYSNLVSAQLSRELNELRRPSSDNPDVLRFFRYMKAAKDGQDGVKCEDAYANCAIAREDQTLRQNQAMLATYQDIDKLVHARKL; translated from the exons ATGGGTGGATCGAGAGACGGCGTGATCTTGCTCATCTTGGCGGTCGCGTGGCTCCGATTGACGGTCGGGGTCGAGGACCACGTGGCGGCCTTGAACGAGACCGACCATCCAGTACAAGCGGATTCTATCGAAAACGAGGTGTCGTTCGGCAGTGACGAGTTCGATCAGCATCCGCACACGATGCCCGGTAAACCTTCGAAACTCGACACGAACATTAATCAGATGATACAGATGGACGATAGATCACAGTATCAGATCGAGGCGACGCGAATGGAGAACGCTACAGCGTTTCCGTTGGAGTCGACGAGTTGCCAGGACAACGAGACGACGCCTTGCGCGCGAAAGGATCTGTCCGATCTGTTCGACAGGTTTTCCAGGATCGACACGTACAACGTGACCGACTCGGTGCAGATCATAAGAAATCGGGACGTCATCGGCAGGAAAGACGAAAAAG CCATCTTTCAGGGAAAGAGTACCTTTTTAACAGGATTCGGACTTGGTTTTCTAGCATTTGGCCTGAAGAAGCTGCTGCTACCTTTGATCTTTGGCGTACAGATCATTAAGAGTGTCCTACTGGCGCTTTTCCTGCCCAGTATCATCGGAAGTATCggtaatatcgtcggtaaag GAGTTTCATCGTTCGCGCAATCATCGCATACCACGGCGCAGCCAGAAGAAAATTTCGAGTTCAAGGATAATTCCGATTTGTACAACGATGACTACCTGACGCGACAGCCGGTAGGAACATTACCAGCCTCTGTAATGTACGATGAAAGTATGATGCAGTCTCAGAAGAGTCCAGAAATCGCGTCGAGATATTCCTTCGTCGATCCAAGAATAACCCACGCCAATGCTGTTGCTGATCGTTATTACACTCGGCACGTTGCTGCTCATGGACTTTCTAAGAAGCAAGACTTTAAG GTGTTCCATGAAATTCCAACGAGTTCGCTGCTGCTAACTAACTACGATCCATTCTACTCACCTCTGTTATCTCGCCTGGATGCCGTGTTCTCTCGTCTGGGCCACACGACGGAGGGTTGCAGAGAATACGCCGTTTGTGCGATGTACCGAAGCCCCGCCAGGTACGCACCGTATTCGAATCTGGTCTCAGCGCAGCTGTCCAGAGAGCTGAACGAATTAAGAAGACCCAGCAGCGACAATCCCGATGTCTTGAGGTTCTTCCGGTACATGAAGGCCGCGAAAGACGGACAAGATGGCGTGAAATGCGAAGATGCGTACGCGAATTGCGCAATTGCACGAGAGGATCAAACTCTCAGGCAAAATCAGGCGATGTTGGCTACCTACCAGGACATCGACAAGCTCGTCCACGCGAGGAAGTTATAA
- the Osi24 gene encoding protein Osi24 isoform X1, whose amino-acid sequence MGGSRDGVILLILAVAWLRLTVGVEDHVAALNETDHPVQADSIENEVSFGSDEFDQHPHTMPGKPSKLDTNINQMIQMDDRSQYQIEATRMENATAFPLESTSCQDNETTPCARKDLSDLFDRFSRIDTYNVTDSVQIIRNRDVIGRKDEKGNDRPDASLLDKVRRFAREHVVKIRLSQDLIPGRKARTFFNAIFQGKSTFLTGFGLGFLAFGLKKLLLPLIFGVQIIKSVLLALFLPSIIGSIGNIVGKGVSSFAQSSHTTAQPEENFEFKDNSDLYNDDYLTRQPVGTLPASVMYDESMMQSQKSPEIASRYSFVDPRITHANAVADRYYTRHVAAHGLSKKQDFKVFHEIPTSSLLLTNYDPFYSPLLSRLDAVFSRLGHTTEGCREYAVCAMYRSPARYAPYSNLVSAQLSRELNELRRPSSDNPDVLRFFRYMKAAKDGQDGVKCEDAYANCAIAREDQTLRQNQAMLATYQDIDKLVHARKL is encoded by the exons ATGGGTGGATCGAGAGACGGCGTGATCTTGCTCATCTTGGCGGTCGCGTGGCTCCGATTGACGGTCGGGGTCGAGGACCACGTGGCGGCCTTGAACGAGACCGACCATCCAGTACAAGCGGATTCTATCGAAAACGAGGTGTCGTTCGGCAGTGACGAGTTCGATCAGCATCCGCACACGATGCCCGGTAAACCTTCGAAACTCGACACGAACATTAATCAGATGATACAGATGGACGATAGATCACAGTATCAGATCGAGGCGACGCGAATGGAGAACGCTACAGCGTTTCCGTTGGAGTCGACGAGTTGCCAGGACAACGAGACGACGCCTTGCGCGCGAAAGGATCTGTCCGATCTGTTCGACAGGTTTTCCAGGATCGACACGTACAACGTGACCGACTCGGTGCAGATCATAAGAAATCGGGACGTCATCGGCAGGAAAGACGAAAAAGGTAACGACCGGCCGGACGCAAGCCTACTCGATAAAGTTCGCCGGTTCGCAAGAGAACACGTAGTAAAGATACGTCTGAGCCAGGACTTAATACCCGGTAGAAAAGCTAGAACCTTCTTCAACG CCATCTTTCAGGGAAAGAGTACCTTTTTAACAGGATTCGGACTTGGTTTTCTAGCATTTGGCCTGAAGAAGCTGCTGCTACCTTTGATCTTTGGCGTACAGATCATTAAGAGTGTCCTACTGGCGCTTTTCCTGCCCAGTATCATCGGAAGTATCggtaatatcgtcggtaaag GAGTTTCATCGTTCGCGCAATCATCGCATACCACGGCGCAGCCAGAAGAAAATTTCGAGTTCAAGGATAATTCCGATTTGTACAACGATGACTACCTGACGCGACAGCCGGTAGGAACATTACCAGCCTCTGTAATGTACGATGAAAGTATGATGCAGTCTCAGAAGAGTCCAGAAATCGCGTCGAGATATTCCTTCGTCGATCCAAGAATAACCCACGCCAATGCTGTTGCTGATCGTTATTACACTCGGCACGTTGCTGCTCATGGACTTTCTAAGAAGCAAGACTTTAAG GTGTTCCATGAAATTCCAACGAGTTCGCTGCTGCTAACTAACTACGATCCATTCTACTCACCTCTGTTATCTCGCCTGGATGCCGTGTTCTCTCGTCTGGGCCACACGACGGAGGGTTGCAGAGAATACGCCGTTTGTGCGATGTACCGAAGCCCCGCCAGGTACGCACCGTATTCGAATCTGGTCTCAGCGCAGCTGTCCAGAGAGCTGAACGAATTAAGAAGACCCAGCAGCGACAATCCCGATGTCTTGAGGTTCTTCCGGTACATGAAGGCCGCGAAAGACGGACAAGATGGCGTGAAATGCGAAGATGCGTACGCGAATTGCGCAATTGCACGAGAGGATCAAACTCTCAGGCAAAATCAGGCGATGTTGGCTACCTACCAGGACATCGACAAGCTCGTCCACGCGAGGAAGTTATAA